The window GGGTTCTTCATCCTGAGCCGGCAGCCCAACCCGGAGACGGGGCCCACCACCATCGGGGCGCGGCACATCCTGATCAGCTTCGTGGGCGCCCGCGGTGCCACCGACGAGACCACCCGCACGCGCGAGCAGGCCCTGCAGCTGGCCGCCGAGCTGGTCGAGCTGGCGCGCACCGACCCGAACGACTGGGACGCGCTGGCCGACGAGTACAGCGACGACCCGGGCGGAAACGGCGGAGACCTGGGGGTCTTCGGCCGTGGGCAGATGGTGCCCGCCTTCGAGCGCGCCGCCTTCGCGTTACGCATCGGCGAGGTCAGCGACCCCGTGGAGTCCCCCTTCGGCTACCACGTCATCGTTCGGTACGAGTGAGATGAGCGCCATCCCCAACAAAGAGCAGGTCCGCGTCCTCATCGACCGGGTGTTCGTCAACGGTGTGCCCCACAACGTGGCGCTGGGCATTCAGCTCATCGACTTCGAGCCCGAGTTCCTGGAGCTGCGCCTGCCGTACTCGGACAAGATCGTGGGCAACCCCGAGACGGGCGTCATCCACGGGGGGGCGGTCACCACGCTCATGGACGCCGGCTGCGGCGGCGCGGTCATGATCCGGCTGGGCAAGCCCATGCGCATCGCCACGCTGGACCTGCGCATCGACTACCTGCGGCCGGGTAAGCGCGACACGGACCTGATCTGCCGCGCTGAGTGCTACCGCGTCACCAAGAACGTGGCGTTCACGCGGGCCATCACGCACGACGGCGACCCCAGCGACCCAGTCGCGTCATCCGCCGGCACGTTCATCATCTTCCGGGGGGACAAGTAGATGACCGACCTCTCGACCGCGCTGCACCACGCCCGCGCCACCAACGACTTCAGCTCGCTGCTGGCCCTGATTCCCTACGCGCGCTTCATGGGCTTCCTGGTGGACATCGTGGACGGCGACCTGCGCGTCACCATGCCCTACGCCGAGCACCTGATCGGCAACGGCTCGGTGGACGCGCTGCATGGAGGCACGCTGGGCGCCATGATGGAGTCCACCGCCATCTTCAAGCTGCTCTGGTCGGCCGAGACCGTGCGCGTGCCGAAGACCATCAACATCACGGTGGAGTACCTGCAGAAGGCCGAGCGCGGCAAGGACACGTACGCGCGCGCCGAGTTCATCCGCCACGGCCGCCGGGTGGCCAACGTGCGGACGTTCTGCTGGCAGGACGACCCGAGCCAGCTGGTCGCGGCCGCCAACGCTCACTTCCTGCTCACCCCCGAGTGACGCGCGCGTCCTGAGACTGGGGCGCCTGCGAAAATGTGGGCGTCGCCCGCTCCGCTGGGTACGCTGTGGGGGTGACACGTTCGCTGCGAACGAGGATGGTTGGGCTCCTAGCGCTGGTGGCTTGGGCGCCGACGGCGGTGGTGCAGGCACAGGCTGAGCTGGTGGTGCTGGACGTGAGCGTGGCTCAGCCCGCGGCGGACGGTGACACGCCCGTGCCCCTCGTCGATGCGGCCGCCCTGCGCCTCGAGCTCGCTCGGACCATGCACGCCCTCGTGGTGGCCTCCGAGTCGGCGGAGGCGTTCGAAGTGCCACCCGTCGCGTCCATCTCCATCGCGCTCTCGCCCGGGCACGCCGTCATCGCCATCCACATGGCAGCCACCGCAGACCGTCCGGCCAGCGACCAGTCGCTCGCGTTCGAGGGGGAGCTCAACCAGGCGCGGCTCGTGGCGTTGCTGCTCGCGCTCGTGGGGCCCTCCGTCAACATGCCGTCCTCCAGCGGCATGGACGTGCGCGTGAACCCCTACCGGGACGCCACGCCGCCACGCACGCGGCCCGAGCCTCTCCGGCCCCGCATGGCGATGACCTTCCTGGTTCCCAACCCCTATCGCGGGCGGCACGCGGTGCGTTTGCAGCCTCCGCGCCCCATGGCGCTCAGCGAGAACCCGTACCGCTGAGCCGAGCGAGGGCACCTCCAGGAGCGGGGGCTCATCTTGAGGGAGGGGCTCATCATTGTGACGCGTGTGCGCGCGGCCCAGCCGGCCAATTCGTCATGTATGTGCCATGGCGCCGCAAACACACACGCTGGCCCGATCGGTGCAGAGGGGTGCTCCAGCAGAACATCGAAGGGCACATTGCCCGGTGATCGTTCCCTGGAATTCGACGAAATTATGCTCAAGATCTTGCGCCTCATGGTGGTCCTTGCCGCGGTTCCCCTCTTCACGCTCGGCTGCGCGGAAGAGCTCATCGACTGCACCGACATCTGCACCGACGTGGAGGACTGCATCGGCGACGAGTTCGGCGTGCGAGACTGCCGCCAGAGCTGCCAGGAACAGTCTCAGAACGCCATCAACGAGTGTGATGCCTGCCTGGACGACAATCCGAACAGCTGCGGCCCCTGCCTGGCCGAGTGCACGCCGCTCGGCCTGATGATCGCGGCGGACATGTGAGCTGCTAGCTAGCGCACCTCGAACTC is drawn from Sandaracinaceae bacterium and contains these coding sequences:
- a CDS encoding PaaI family thioesterase; its protein translation is MSAIPNKEQVRVLIDRVFVNGVPHNVALGIQLIDFEPEFLELRLPYSDKIVGNPETGVIHGGAVTTLMDAGCGGAVMIRLGKPMRIATLDLRIDYLRPGKRDTDLICRAECYRVTKNVAFTRAITHDGDPSDPVASSAGTFIIFRGDK
- a CDS encoding PaaI family thioesterase produces the protein MTDLSTALHHARATNDFSSLLALIPYARFMGFLVDIVDGDLRVTMPYAEHLIGNGSVDALHGGTLGAMMESTAIFKLLWSAETVRVPKTINITVEYLQKAERGKDTYARAEFIRHGRRVANVRTFCWQDDPSQLVAAANAHFLLTPE